The DNA sequence ATTGGAATCGTTGGCCAAATATGTCGCTCTCTTACATGTAATCTCGGTTGATGTGATTGCAAATGTAATTAAATAATAAATTTATTTTGTGATATTATATTTGTCAAGCTTTTTCTGACCTGTCTTGGGGTTTAGTTAAATTGTTTAAAAATTATCAATAATTGGTTGTATTGTAATGTTTGAGGTTTGAGATGGTGTTTTACCCGGCCGGTATCAGTGGAAATAATGCCTGCTGAAAACACTATGCCGGTGAAAGGCTGGGGCATATTGCGAATTAGTGCCCATCCATAAATGGCCCTTTTCCCCAATTTCTGCGTCAGGCTCAGATTTTAATCCTCGAAATACTTCAATGTATGGTGCCTCTGCGGCTTGGCCCCCAAGCGGGGCGGTTAAAATCTTCGCCTTCCCCTCCGGGGCGTAGGCCCTCCGGGCCAGAGGCTTGACCTTGAACAAAATTGCCTGCTTTATGGATGGGCACGAATTACAACGAAAATTGTCCCCCGGGACAGGGTGGAGGGTGGGTGGCAGGTTGTTTGCTGCAGATCGTGCAGGACCCATCTTGAATGTCTGGCTGACACTGGACCCCACGTTTTCAGAAACTGGATATCTCCTTTTCAGCCAGAATTTTTTCCAAAGCTGCAAGGACAGGCTTTTTGATATTTTTAAAATGCTGTTTTACCGCCCTTTGTGCCTTTACAAGATCGCGAGATGCAACAGATTCGAAAATATTCTTGTGTTCGGAGCCTACAACCCGTTCCGAATGGATAAATAGGAGCGCCCCTCTGTACTTGAGGTATAAGAGATCAAAAAGAAACTTGAGAACTTGCACTTGTACTTTTCTCCCGGAAAGAGAGGCAAGGGTGAGGTGAAATTCCATGTCTTTGAGCAGTCTCTCGTTTAGGTATATCTCCTTTGGAGCTTTCAGAAGGGCCTGAAGTGCATCGTGCAGCTTTTGTATACCCTTTTCATCCAGTGTTTTTATAGTCTCGGGTAGAAGTGATAGTTCAATGATTTCCCTGGTTTCGTATATTTCACGGACCTCCTGGACGTTCATCGGTTCGGTGTAATAGCCGCGGTTGGGCTTGTGCCGTATCAATCCCTGTGATTCTAAGCGTTTCAGTGCTTGAATCACGGGAGTAGGACTCATGCCCAGGCGTTTTGCCAAATCGCGACACGATACCTTCTGTCCGGGGGCGATCTCGTTGTGAAACAGCATCCGACGAATGCCCATATAGGCGCTGTCTGTATGGTCAGTGCGGACTGGGGAGCCGGATTTCTTTTTTTTGGTCATCTTTCCTCGTCTTCCATGAGAAATAGTGAGTTTGTGCCCGTCCATGGCTGGATGGCTCTTGTCCTTAATCTCTCAGCCCGGGCTCAAACCCGGGAGCCCTCTTGAAAAGTAAGTCCCCGGGCAGTGTCATAAAAAACCACTGATTGCCGTTCGGGTTTGCGAGTGATGATATTAGGTTTCTAAGGGAATCAAGAGAAGCAAATCTTAGCACAAACATCCCATATATGGCTAAACTGTAAATATGTCAACTTAAAGTTCCCGCCAATATTCACGAAGGCCGAAGGAAAGGGTTTTCACAGCTTGACACGAGGATTGGGGTTCCCTATACTTCATTTAGGATCAAAAGATATCTTCACTTCTTTGCCCGAACGTGTTTGAAGGACTGTTAGCGAGTTTCCATCCGTAAATGGCTTTTTTGCGCAATCTTTCTGCCTTCATCATGACTAAGGCGTGACAAGCCCGCCAGAAAACGGCGGACAAGCTGCGACAACCCGCCAAAGGCGGGTAAATCTGCGGGGATTCTTTCTGGCGGCGTACCAAGTGTGCGCCTTCGCGTAATCCCTTGATTTTTTAGCTCTTGCACAAAAATTCTCATTTCTGGATTGGAAACTTGGCTAGTGCCCTAAGTTTGTTTCTGGATGGGCACTGGTAAAGCCAGGATTACCTTTGAGAGGGATGAAAGCCCATGGAAGAAACAGGAAATGCCCGGCCGGAAACAGTACCCCCCAAACCCCCTGAAGTACCCTCTTCGAATGAAACGCTGGCAAAGGCTGATCCGGTTAAACGCATCATAGCCTTGGTCATAGACGGTGTTGCCGCCGCCATCGTTGGATTTATCCCGTTTGTAGGGGGAATTATCGGCGCACTTTACATGCTTTTCCGAGATGCCCTGCCCATCGAGGCCCTTGAATACAAGAGCGTCGGCAAGAAATTGATGAAATTATCCGTGGTGAAAACCGAAGGTCCGCCTGCCAGGATCGATTACGGTACCTCTGCCAAGAGAAATTGGATGTTCGCTCTCGGCCCGATTATGATGTTTCTTCTCCTCATCCCGGTTATCGGATGGATTCTTGACATACTGATCGCTATTGGCTGGTTTGTTCTCGTGATCATCGAACTCGTAAAGATTTTTTCCGATAAACAGGGCATCAGACTGGGGGACAAGATGGCTGGCACCATGGTGGTTGAAGACTGATCTGTTCCTCTTCCAATCGTTCTCCCTTACCCCTGCGCTTTGCATCGAGACCTTTGAAAAACGCCCCCTTTTGCCCAATTGCGGCGTCAGGCTCAAATTCCAATCCTCAAAATACTAAATGTATTCCTGCGGTTGAAATTTTCGCCTTCCTTGAACTTGACCAAAATTGAGCATTTTTCAAAGGTCTCGCATCCTTTCCCGCCTTGGGGGTAGACCTTCTCATTCACTATTCCGGCACATGCCTGCGGCATACTGGTTCAAGGAGAAGCAGGTATCGAGTGAATAAGAATCCAGGAAATATGATTTCGATTGAACCCTTTGACATTCAACTCCCCACCTCCCAAAGCTAGCGTTATCATCCGACGGTACTTTTGGATGGACGCTATCCGGGTATTTTTTACCCGCATCGCCCGAAGAATACCCACCAATTGTATCTGAAGTAACCAGGTTTAGTATTGGACCTGGTAGGTCAATCCAGTTAAATTGACTGTCTTTTCAGGGTGTTGACTTGAATTTTTTTGAGTTGGCATGGGAAGTGTTATATCCTATTTAAGTAATCAAGTTTGGCTGCATCATAGGGATAAAGGCGGCCAATCTGAAACCCGGGGTGCCGCCCGGATTATGGATTCCAAGGGCACCCAAAAAATGAAGGGAGCTTTCAATGAAAATCATACGTCTTTCATCGATCCTTTTCCTGTTCTTGATGTTGTTCGACGGCAATGCCTTTGCCCAATGGAGAGGGTACGGAGACTGGCAGATGGGACCCGGAATGATGGGTGGATGGGGCATGGGATGGTTTGGGGGTATTTTCATGATTATATTATGGATTCTTGTTATCGTGGGACTCGTTTTCTTGATTAAGTGGCTGATTCAGAGCACCAGGGGCGAATCAGTCGCGACTCGCAGTGATTCTTCCAGTGCCCTTGCTATCCTCAAGGAGAGATATGCCCGGGGGGAGATTGAAAAGAGTGAGTTCGAAGAAAAGAAAAAAGATCTTCTCGGATAAAAATGACGGATTCCCTTTGTCCAAAATAGAATTTGACGCTTCAAGCAGAGGCTGACATTTTCCCTTCGCCTGGGTTCGCTCCTCCTTCTCCCATGGCTTCGGTCCCGCCAGACAGCGGTGGGTAAACATTGCCTATTTTGAGGCAGGCCGCGCCCGAGGCGGGCAAGCGCTCACGCGTAATATCTGGGTTCAAGGATTCCCTTTCAATCCGATCTCTTCTGCCACTTCCCTCATGCCCATGATCGTATCGTTTATCAACTCCGATATTTCAACACCCAACATCTTGGCTCCGTTTTCGATCACAGAGCGGTTTACCCCGGCGGCGAACCGTTTGTCTTTCCATTTTTTCTTTACGGATTTAGTGGTGAGGTCCAATACGCTTTTGGAAGGTCGAATCAGGGCGGCTGCCGAGACAAGGCCGGTCAGTTCATCAATGGCATAAAGGGTTTTTTCCAGTTCCGTGTGGGGTTCCACATCGCTGCAAAGGCCCCATCCGTGGCTCACCACCGCCCGGATGTATTCCTCTGGCCAATGATTCTCCTTTAAGATCTCTTCTGTTTTCTTGCAGTGTTCTTCCGGATATTGCTCATAATCGAGGTCGTGAATGAGCCCGATTACGCCCCACTTCTCCTCATCCTCTCCTTTTTTGCGGGCGATGTAACGCATGACCCCCTCAACAGCGAGGGCATGTTTTAAAAGTCCATCACTTTTGTTGTATTTTTTGAATAGTTCTAAAGCCTCTTCACGTGTGGGAACCCTAGATTCCATGGCAGAACCTCCTATTTCCAGAATACCGGCCATCATATCGGAGTCCCTCTGAAAATCAAAGGACAATTTTGACAAGGTTGATCTAAGCCGTGCGTGGAGTTTGCCGGTTTTCGGGCACTCCCCACACAGATGAAGATTTTTGGCAAACTCCGCGCTTTGCGATTGTACGGTAGAGGGAAGGGGCCGGTCTGGGCCCGGGTTGAGGTGTTTACATTGGAGGCAGTCTCTGGAGGTGCGTTTCTCCTGCCGAAGGCCCATGGGGGGAGGAGGCCTTGTTCATGGCACACTTTGGTGTCGGATCGGCTTTTGTTTCAGGGACATACAGGACTTTACAAGCTGACATTTTCGTACTATGGTGAACGCCGTTAAAAATACTGTCCGACCCGAAGTATCAATGACAGGGTAGGGACGGCATCGTCATGGAACGAAAGGAGGGTGCCATGGCATCCAAGACCAAAGAGGCCAGGCTGGACCAGAAAAAGAGATTGGAAGAGCAGTTGGAGCGGAGATTGGCCGCTTTGACGGATAGAGGACTTGATTCCGCCAGGATCGCCAAGGATGTCAAGGTCAGAATGTTAAGGGCCGAGATCCGAAAGACCAATGCGCGGTTGAAAGCTATTTCAGCCATTGAAAAAAAGAACGAGGAGATGGCGCGGCTAAGGGCCGAACAGGCCGCGGCGCCCAAGAAAGAAAAGGGCAAAAAGCAGAAGGCGCAGCCTCAAGAGGAAAAAATCAGCAAACGGCAACAAAAGAAAAGGCAAAAGAAGGATAAAAAAAAGTCCACGGAGAGCGGTAACCAGTAGGGACCGGGGAAGGGAAAGGGGCCGGGGAGGAGGCCGACCTTCCCTTCGCATCGCTATCCCGGGTCGGAAGGGACATGAAACCCTTCCACCGCTTTTACCTTGAAGGACCGCGATACGGACCATAACGCCATCCCGACCGGCCTATTCAATTCCATTGGGGGCCGAGTTTTCTCGGATCCCAAGGTCTTTTTCCCCTAAAACGCCTGCCATCATTACACCCGCAAACCAGGATAAGGGGGATCTTCACATCCGGGAAACCTCCCTAATCTTACCCAGGTCTCTGAGGACCATCCATCTTCCTGCGGGAATCACCTGTGATCCGGATCAGGGGCGGTGAGCCCGTCCGGGGTAGGTAGAGGATTGAAAGGGTTTTATGAATTGTTAATTTAATGTCTTGGCCTTGCGATCACCGGACTTGATGATTGCTAAGACCGGGAATACGAACGGAAGGAGTGAGACATCGATGCTTGGTTTCCTGAAAAAACTGTCCGGCAGGCACGAGCCGATGAGAGTCTTCGTTGACAAGGATATATGCGTGGGTTGTGAAAAGTGTGTCAAACTGTGTCCGGAAGTTTTTCAAATGGGGGGTGAGGTGGCAGTGACCGTCACCGAGGATGTGCCTCCGAAGTACCAGAAGGCCTGTAAGGAGGCGGCGGAGCACTGCCCTGTTGAGGCCATAACAATAAAAAAATAGGCATCCGGGCCAGGGCGACCAGGGGCAGGTATGTGAAGCCGGAGGAGGTGGTCTCCGGAGGACTCCTGGATCCTTGAAGAATGGGATTTCGCTCCAACCCTTACTTGACGAGGGAACGTTTGGGGGTACAAGCAACCTTTCCAGGCACAACCCGGCCCGGGGGCAAGGCGGAGAGTCATGGGCAACCGCAGGGAAAAGTTGATGAAGATCCTTGACGACCTGACAGAAGAACTCCGCACATTGCGGTTCGCCCCCCCCGTCACCCACATCTACAATCCTCTCCAGTACGCGCGCAGGCCCTATGAGCTGTATTTAGAACGCTACGCCTCGAGGGGAAAGGAGGCCGTCTTCCTGGGGATGAATCCAGGCCCTTGGGGAATGGCCCAGACAGGGATCCCCTTCGGTGAGGTCCATGCTGTGAGGGATTGGCTCGGGATCGATGGGCCCGTGGGCCGCCCCCTCAAGGTGCACCCGAAGCGACCCGTTCAAGGGTTTGCCTGCAGGAAGAGTGAAGTCAGCGGGCGGAGATTTTGGGGATGGGCCAGGGAGAATTTTGGTACCCCCGAACGGTTCTTTTCCCGTTTTTTCGTTGCCAATTATTGCCCGCTCCTCTTCCTGGAAGAAAGCGGCAGGAACCGCACCCCCGACAGACTTCCGGTCCGGGAAAGGAAGCCATTGTTGGAGGCCTGTGACCGGGCCCTGAAGAGGACCATCCGGTTGCTTTCCCCGCGTTGGGTCCTGGGAATCGGCAACTTCGCGGAAGAACGGGCCAGGGCTGCGCTTTCGGGCCTGGAGGTGGAAGTGGGAAGGATCAGCCATCCCAGTCCCGCCAATCCCAGGGCCAATCGGGGTTGGGCGAACCTGGTCGAGAACGAACTGGCGGCATTGGGTATTCAGGTATAACTCCACAGGGGACCCCATGGCCTGAATTTACATGGATCATCGCTTTTGACCAAAAAGCTGCCTGCCTTTTTGAGTTCGATGGTACAGTCGAGCCTGAGAAAAGACCAAAGAAAGGGCGAGGGATGAAGGAGATCAGAGTATGCTTTCCAGGGGGGTTACGAGTGGATGCCGAAGTTGACGGCAGGCTAATCCCCACGGATCAAGCGGTCGAGGAAGGAGGCGGGGGGACGGCCCCGGAGCCTTTTTACCTGTTCCTTGCCTCCATTGCCACTTGTGCGGGGATCTATGCCCTGAGATTTTGCCAGAGACGGGGCATCGATACACGGGACATGACATTGACCATGGCATGCGAGTACGATGAGGATATAAGACTCTATCGCAAGATGACCATCGACCTGAAACTTCCCCACGGGTTTCCGGAAAAGTACCGGGGGGCCATTATCAAGTCCATGGACCTTTGCGCGGTGAAAAAACACATCCTGAATCCGCCGCAGTTTGAGATCAAGACTTCATAAAGTGTCACCGAAAGGTACGGGAGAGGCCTTTGAGAGAGATACGAACCGTCTGTCCCAGGGACTGTTACGATACCTGCGGCCTGATCGCACGTGTCGGTGACAACGGCGAGGTGTTGTCCGTAAGGGGTGACCCGCAGCATCCAATCACCCGAGGCCTTACCTGCCCGAGGGCCGCGAAGGATCAGGTAAGGCTTTACAGGAACCGGGTGGAGGCCCCGTTCATCCGCCGCAAAGGCCGATTCCATGCCATCGGGTGGGAAGAAGCCCTGGATACCCTGGCCCAGAGGCTTTCAAAGGCCCTTCGGGAACATGGCCCGGAAACGCTCCTTTACCTGGCTTATGCAGGGAACATGGGCCTTCTCACCGAACTTTTTCCCCAGAGGCTCTGGAACGCGCTGGGGGCCACCCAGACCGATTATTCCCTGTGCAGCGAATCGGGGCATCGGGGTATTGTGCTTCATTACGGCCACAGCTACGGCCTTATGCCGGAAGACCTCCCTGATCGAGATTTCATCGTGTTTTGGGGATTCAACGCGGCAGTGAGCGCTCCCCATATCTGGGCCCTGGCCCGGAAGGCCAGGAGAAGGAAAGGGGCCTCAATCGCCGTGGTCGATCCCTTCAAGACCAGGACTGTGGAAGGTGCGGACCTCTGGCTCCGGCCGAGACCGGGAAGCGATGTCGCTTTGGCGTACGGAATCATGCATCATCTGGTCCGGGAAGGGCGGGTGGATCGTGCATTCATTGAAGAGTGGACCCGGGGTTTCGAGGCATTGGAAGAGGAGGTCCTGAGGTGGCCCCCGGAAAGGACCGAGAATTGTACAGGGGTGCCATGGAAAGATGTGGCCGCCCTGGCCGATGCTTACGGCAAGGCCGAGGCCCCGGCTACCCTGATAGGTATCGGTCTTCAGAAATGTGTCAAGGGTGCCGACCAGGTGCGGGCGGTTTCCCTGGTTCCTGCCCTGTTGGGCTTCCATAGGGCCTTCTTTTATAGCAATGGGGAGGCCTTCCAGGTGGACAAGGCGGGGCTGAAAGGGGCCCGGCAGGCCGCAGGGAGACATAGAGTCGTGTCCCAGGTTGACCTGGCGGATCGGGTAAAGGAGGGACTCTTTAGGTGTATCTTCGTGAGCCTTATGAATCCCGCCCTGACGCTTCCCAATCAGACAGCCTTCCGGAAAGGAATCTCCAGGGAAGAGGTTTTTCTTGCCGTACACGAGACCCACTGGACCCGAACCGCACAACTCGCAGACCTTGTCCTTCCGGCGCCCACCTTCATGGAAAAAGATGACGTGGTGATTCCCTACGGACATCCCTATGCTCGTCTGGCCCCGAAGGTCGTGGAGCCGGTCACGGACAGCCGCAGCGAGGTATGGCTCATGCGGGAACTGGCTTCCCGCCTGGGACTCAGGGATGATTGGCTCTTCGAGGATCCCTGGAAGGCGGTCGAGACCGCGCTCACAGGCGCCCTGGAAGGACGGGACTGGCATGCTTTGCTCGAGGGTCAAACCGTGGCCCTCAGAAGACGGCCCGTTGAAGTCTATCCGACGCCCTCTGGGAAAATCGAGTTTTACTCCACTCAGGCCGGGAAGCTGGGGTGGGATCCCCTTCCCAGGCAACGTACTTTGGATATCCCTGCCGGGCGATTCCAATACGTGGCAGGTGCCCTCCCGCTTTACACCCATACCCAGTTCCAGGAAGTTTACGGCGATATCCCTCCCGAGGTTTACATCCATCCCTTGGATGCGGAAAGGCTGGGGGTCCTCCAAGGGGACCGGGTGGCCCTTTCTAACGAAAGGAGCGAGGTGACGATGCGGGCGGTCGTCTCGGAGAAGGTCCTTCCCGGTGTCTTATGGTCCCCGAGACAGTTAGAGGGATTGGACGGCAGGCCGCAGAACGGGCTTACCAGCGGCAGTCCCCAGGAGATCGGGGGAGGGCCGACCTACAATTCGACCCTTGTAACCATAGTCAGTGCTAACCATTGAGGGGGCGATTCTGTAATTTGAAGGGGGTATCCGATGTCCGAAGCCGGCTCTATGTTCACTCTGCAGTTCGATGAAGCGATCTGCGCATCCTGTCCCTCCGGGGCCTGCCTGGTGAAGTGCCAGTACCTGGAGGCGGACCGCGAGCAAGCGAAACGGGAGATGTTGAAGATTTTCAGGGGGGAGGACTCCCGGGTGCTCCAGGAGTGCGTCACCTGTTACGCTTGCGAGGAGTATTGCAAACGAGGCAACCATCCTTTTTACCTGATCACCCAGCGCCGGGAGGAAAAGGGGATTCTCACGGCCCCACGGGCCATCACCCGGCAGTGGATCAACATCGGAGAGCCCCGGGGAAAGTACGAAGTGGGGGAGATCAAGGAGAGGGCCCTTTCATTCGGCTTCATGCCCCAGTTCAAGGATATCGTCAAGGGGAAACTCTTCGAGGACGTGATGCCCGGCTATTTTTTCGGGCAGGAATATTTCTGCAACGTCGTCTATATCCACTTCGCCAACACGGCCGTAATAAAGGAACGCCTGCCGCGGGTGATCCGGAACATCCAGGAACTGGGGGTGAAAGAGGTCGTATTCATGCATGACGAATGCTACGCGGCCTTCTCGTCCCTTGCTCCGGCCTTCGGGATGGAGGTGCCCTTCAAGCCGATTCATTATTTCGAGTATTTATACCAAAGATTGGAAGGGCTTCGAGGGGATATTCGGCCCCTTCATATTCGTGTGGCCTACCAGAGGCCCTGTTCAAACCGGCTTTGTCCCCGGACCCATCGATGGGTACCGAAAATTCTGGACCTGATCGGAGCGGAATTGGTGACGAGGACCTACCAGGATGAGAACGCCCTCTGTTGCGGGAGCATCTTCAGGGCCATGTACGGGTACGATCTGGCGGCAGACGTACAGGCCCGTAACATTGAAGACATAGTGAAGAGCGGGGCGGAGTACTGTGTTTTCAATTGTCACGGATGCCAGAACGCCTTGAGTGATCGGCTGGCCAGGAAGGGTGTGAGGCCTATTCACATGGTAGAGTTGTGCCGGATGGCCATCGGCGAGAATCCGGGATTTGAGGTGCCGTGAAATGGAAGACATCAAGCGAAGACTGTGTGACATCGTTGGTGAACGGTTCGTTTCGGACCGGGCGGAGGAACTCTTTTTTTACGGCCGGGATCCCGGTCTCATGCCCCCCCACAGTCCTGACTTCGTTGCCTTGCCCGGGACGGTCGAAGAGGTTCGGGAAATCGTAAAGTTGGCCTTCCGGGAAGGGGTTCCAGTGGTCCCCATGGGCGCCGGGATGACCCTTACAGGACTATGTATTCCACGGAAGGGCGGAATCGTCCTGGACATGAAGCGTATGAACCGAATTCTGGAAGTCAATGACAGGGCCCGTTATACCATCGTGGAGGGGGGAACGCCAACGGGTGCATTGAAGGCTTACCTGGATGCCCATCACCCGAGATTACGGTTCAGTATCCCGGATTCCCCGGCCGCAACGACGATAGCGGCCAACGTCATGATTCACGGACAGGGACGCCTCACCCAGCAGTACGGTTTCAATTCCGACATGGTCACGGGCCTGGAAGTGGTGCTCCCTACGGGAGATGTCGCGAGGATCGGGTCCTGTTCCCTTTCTCCCGATTGGTTTTCCAAAGGTGCGCCCCTTCCTGACCTTTCGGGGCTTTTTCTTGGTTGGCTGGGGACCACGGGGGTCATCACCAAGGTGGGTCTCAAGCTTTATCCACGGAAAAAGATGCGGGAAGTTGAGATATTCATCACCGACAGTCCGGACTTTATCCCGGATATCATTTACGAGATCACCCATACCGAGATGACTGAGGACATCAACATCTTCGCCCAGCCCCTCCCGTTGATTTTCAAGGACAATCACCACGTCGTCGTGTACTTCACGGGAGACACGGACGAGGAGTTGGAATTCAAGAAAAAGTCGGTTTTTCATGCCCTGGATCGGTTTATCAAGAACAAAGACGGCGGCTTCATGACGGTGGGGCCGGGCATGAAACAAAGTCTGCTGGACATGCCGCAACGGAGTGCGAGCACCTTTGCGGATGTCACCAAAGGGGGAGGTTTCGAGTACTCCGGACCGATTATCCTGGTGGAAAAATACCCCCAGTGCTCCCGCAAACTGGATGAACTGGCCGAAAAATACGATTTGAAATACCATGCGACGGCAAGGATCATCGGGCGGGGACATGCCATGATGTTCGCCTTCTCCTTCACCTTCAACCGTGCGGACGAGGATATGATGGATCGAGTCCGGGCTGCGCTTCGCGAGGCCAGCGAATTCGCCCTTTCGGCCGGCGGCGTTTTCTGGAAACCCACCGTGGATGAACAGAGACGGCTCCTTCAGGCCATGGATCCGGTAACCCGGCGTCTCATGCAGATGATAAAGCGGAATCTGGACCCGAGCGGCATCATGAACCCCGGGAACTGGGAGGTGCCTTAGGATGAGACACGAAGAGATCCTGCACAGGTGTTTCCGTTGCGGCTGGTGTAAGTTCACGAGCGACTACTCGGAGTTCAACTGCCCCTCCTACAGGAAATTTCGGTTCGACACCTTTGCACCGGGAGGGAGGATGTGGCTGATCCGGGCCTGGCTCAATGGAGATATTCCAAACAGCGCAAGGTACCAGGAGATCCTTTACTCGTGCGCCACCTGCGGGAGCTGCGTGGAGCACTGCGCCTTCAGCTTCCGCGACGATCTGGTGGAAATCTTCATCTCGGCGAGGGAGGAGATGGTCAATGACGGCCGGATTCCTCCTCCGGTCCGCGATTTTCTTAAGAGCATCAATGTCCACGGCAATCCATTCAAGGCACCGGAGGGGGAACGGGGGGCCTGGGCTGAGGGAATGCCGGTGGAGCCTTACTCAGACCAGGACTACCTCCTCTATATCGGATGCGTGGGCTCCTATGACGAGCGGGGAAAGAAGATCGCAAAGGCCTTGGCCCGCTTGCTTTCGAGAGCGGGGGTCTCCTTCGGTATCCTGGGAGACCGGGAACTGTGCGACGGCAACGAGGTGAGAGCCCTTGGGGAAACGGGCCTGTTTAGGTTCCTGGCGGAGAGCAATATCAGGATGTTCCGGGAATTGGGCGTAAGGAAGATCGTAACCCTGGATCCCCATGCCTATAACGCCTTTCGCAGGGAGTACCCAGGGATGGGAGGGGATTTCGAGGTGCTCCACTATACCCAGCTTCTCTCCATGCTGGTCTCACAGGGGAGCCTCTCCTTTTCAGGTTTCAGGGAGAGGGTGGTCTTTCATGACCCCTGCTATCTCGGACGTCACAGCGGAGAGTATGAGGCCCCGAGGGAGATCCTCGATTCCATTCCCGGCCTTGAGCGTATAGAAATGAGACAGTCCCGGGAGAACGCTTTTTGCTGTGGGGGGGGTGGAGGCAATTTTTTCACAGATATTCTCGGAGGGGGAGAGGAAAGTCCCAACAGGATCCGGATAAGGCAGGCGGTCGCGGCCGGTGCCCAGGTTCTGGCCGTGGCCTGCTGCCAGTGCGCGAAGATGCTTGAGGACGGAATCAAGGGAGAGAACCTGGAAGACCGGATCCGGGTTCTGGACATCGCAGAGATCGCCTTGACGGCATTAAAGGGATGACAGCGGCGCCTGTTTTTCTGATATCCGGCTTTCCCGTATCGGAGGTGCAGTCGGCAGCTCAGCCTG is a window from the Deltaproteobacteria bacterium genome containing:
- a CDS encoding GntR family transcriptional regulator; this translates as MTKKKKSGSPVRTDHTDSAYMGIRRMLFHNEIAPGQKVSCRDLAKRLGMSPTPVIQALKRLESQGLIRHKPNRGYYTEPMNVQEVREIYETREIIELSLLPETIKTLDEKGIQKLHDALQALLKAPKEIYLNERLLKDMEFHLTLASLSGRKVQVQVLKFLFDLLYLKYRGALLFIHSERVVGSEHKNIFESVASRDLVKAQRAVKQHFKNIKKPVLAALEKILAEKEISSF
- a CDS encoding RDD family protein codes for the protein MEETGNARPETVPPKPPEVPSSNETLAKADPVKRIIALVIDGVAAAIVGFIPFVGGIIGALYMLFRDALPIEALEYKSVGKKLMKLSVVKTEGPPARIDYGTSAKRNWMFALGPIMMFLLLIPVIGWILDILIAIGWFVLVIIELVKIFSDKQGIRLGDKMAGTMVVED
- a CDS encoding SHOCT domain-containing protein — its product is MMGGWGMGWFGGIFMIILWILVIVGLVFLIKWLIQSTRGESVATRSDSSSALAILKERYARGEIEKSEFEEKKKDLLG
- a CDS encoding HDIG domain-containing protein, whose amino-acid sequence is MESRVPTREEALELFKKYNKSDGLLKHALAVEGVMRYIARKKGEDEEKWGVIGLIHDLDYEQYPEEHCKKTEEILKENHWPEEYIRAVVSHGWGLCSDVEPHTELEKTLYAIDELTGLVSAAALIRPSKSVLDLTTKSVKKKWKDKRFAAGVNRSVIENGAKMLGVEISELINDTIMGMREVAEEIGLKGNP
- a CDS encoding ferredoxin, coding for MRVFVDKDICVGCEKCVKLCPEVFQMGGEVAVTVTEDVPPKYQKACKEAAEHCPVEAITIKK
- a CDS encoding single-stranded DNA-binding protein produces the protein MKILDDLTEELRTLRFAPPVTHIYNPLQYARRPYELYLERYASRGKEAVFLGMNPGPWGMAQTGIPFGEVHAVRDWLGIDGPVGRPLKVHPKRPVQGFACRKSEVSGRRFWGWARENFGTPERFFSRFFVANYCPLLFLEESGRNRTPDRLPVRERKPLLEACDRALKRTIRLLSPRWVLGIGNFAEERARAALSGLEVEVGRISHPSPANPRANRGWANLVENELAALGIQV
- a CDS encoding OsmC family protein translates to MKEIRVCFPGGLRVDAEVDGRLIPTDQAVEEGGGGTAPEPFYLFLASIATCAGIYALRFCQRRGIDTRDMTLTMACEYDEDIRLYRKMTIDLKLPHGFPEKYRGAIIKSMDLCAVKKHILNPPQFEIKTS
- a CDS encoding molybdopterin-dependent oxidoreductase, producing MREIRTVCPRDCYDTCGLIARVGDNGEVLSVRGDPQHPITRGLTCPRAAKDQVRLYRNRVEAPFIRRKGRFHAIGWEEALDTLAQRLSKALREHGPETLLYLAYAGNMGLLTELFPQRLWNALGATQTDYSLCSESGHRGIVLHYGHSYGLMPEDLPDRDFIVFWGFNAAVSAPHIWALARKARRRKGASIAVVDPFKTRTVEGADLWLRPRPGSDVALAYGIMHHLVREGRVDRAFIEEWTRGFEALEEEVLRWPPERTENCTGVPWKDVAALADAYGKAEAPATLIGIGLQKCVKGADQVRAVSLVPALLGFHRAFFYSNGEAFQVDKAGLKGARQAAGRHRVVSQVDLADRVKEGLFRCIFVSLMNPALTLPNQTAFRKGISREEVFLAVHETHWTRTAQLADLVLPAPTFMEKDDVVIPYGHPYARLAPKVVEPVTDSRSEVWLMRELASRLGLRDDWLFEDPWKAVETALTGALEGRDWHALLEGQTVALRRRPVEVYPTPSGKIEFYSTQAGKLGWDPLPRQRTLDIPAGRFQYVAGALPLYTHTQFQEVYGDIPPEVYIHPLDAERLGVLQGDRVALSNERSEVTMRAVVSEKVLPGVLWSPRQLEGLDGRPQNGLTSGSPQEIGGGPTYNSTLVTIVSANH
- a CDS encoding (Fe-S)-binding protein, translated to MSEAGSMFTLQFDEAICASCPSGACLVKCQYLEADREQAKREMLKIFRGEDSRVLQECVTCYACEEYCKRGNHPFYLITQRREEKGILTAPRAITRQWINIGEPRGKYEVGEIKERALSFGFMPQFKDIVKGKLFEDVMPGYFFGQEYFCNVVYIHFANTAVIKERLPRVIRNIQELGVKEVVFMHDECYAAFSSLAPAFGMEVPFKPIHYFEYLYQRLEGLRGDIRPLHIRVAYQRPCSNRLCPRTHRWVPKILDLIGAELVTRTYQDENALCCGSIFRAMYGYDLAADVQARNIEDIVKSGAEYCVFNCHGCQNALSDRLARKGVRPIHMVELCRMAIGENPGFEVP
- a CDS encoding FAD-binding oxidoreductase, encoding MEDIKRRLCDIVGERFVSDRAEELFFYGRDPGLMPPHSPDFVALPGTVEEVREIVKLAFREGVPVVPMGAGMTLTGLCIPRKGGIVLDMKRMNRILEVNDRARYTIVEGGTPTGALKAYLDAHHPRLRFSIPDSPAATTIAANVMIHGQGRLTQQYGFNSDMVTGLEVVLPTGDVARIGSCSLSPDWFSKGAPLPDLSGLFLGWLGTTGVITKVGLKLYPRKKMREVEIFITDSPDFIPDIIYEITHTEMTEDINIFAQPLPLIFKDNHHVVVYFTGDTDEELEFKKKSVFHALDRFIKNKDGGFMTVGPGMKQSLLDMPQRSASTFADVTKGGGFEYSGPIILVEKYPQCSRKLDELAEKYDLKYHATARIIGRGHAMMFAFSFTFNRADEDMMDRVRAALREASEFALSAGGVFWKPTVDEQRRLLQAMDPVTRRLMQMIKRNLDPSGIMNPGNWEVP